From Mycobacterium lacus, one genomic window encodes:
- a CDS encoding acyl-CoA dehydrogenase family protein: protein MDFTTTEAAADLGGLVDTIVDAVCTPEHQRELDKLEQRFDRRLWRKLIDADVLSAAAAESLGGGGFGVLEQVAVLVALGHQLAAVPYLESVVLGAGALARFGSEELRQAWGVPAVGGEKVLTVALHGEMGEGPVRAAGDGFRLTGTRTQVPFGPVADGFLVPAETDSGAAVFLVAADDPGVSVTALQTTGLGSVGHLALEGVDATRRVGGGEVASWLGTLATLGRAAFQLGVLERGLRMTAEYARTREQFERPIGSFQAVAQRLADGYIDVKGLRLTLTQAAWRVSEDVPADIDVASAAFWAADAGHRVAHTIVHVHGGVGVDTDHPVHRYFLSAKETEFALGGATGQLRRIGRELAETPA, encoded by the coding sequence ATGGATTTCACGACAACCGAAGCGGCGGCCGACCTCGGCGGCCTGGTCGACACCATCGTCGACGCGGTCTGCACCCCCGAGCATCAACGCGAGCTGGACAAGCTCGAGCAACGGTTCGACCGACGGCTGTGGCGCAAGCTCATCGACGCCGACGTCCTGAGCGCGGCGGCGGCGGAGTCACTGGGCGGCGGCGGTTTCGGGGTGCTCGAGCAGGTGGCCGTGCTGGTTGCCCTGGGTCACCAGCTGGCCGCGGTGCCGTATCTGGAGTCGGTGGTGCTGGGCGCGGGTGCGCTGGCCCGGTTCGGCTCCGAGGAACTGCGGCAGGCCTGGGGCGTGCCGGCGGTCGGCGGCGAGAAGGTCCTCACCGTCGCCCTGCACGGCGAGATGGGTGAGGGGCCGGTGCGGGCCGCCGGTGATGGCTTCCGGCTCACCGGAACGCGCACCCAGGTGCCGTTCGGCCCGGTGGCCGACGGCTTCCTGGTTCCCGCCGAAACCGATTCCGGCGCGGCGGTTTTCCTTGTCGCCGCCGACGACCCGGGGGTTTCGGTGACCGCGCTGCAGACCACCGGCCTGGGTAGCGTCGGGCACCTGGCGCTGGAGGGGGTCGATGCCACGCGGCGGGTCGGCGGGGGCGAGGTGGCCTCCTGGCTGGGGACGCTGGCAACCCTGGGCCGCGCCGCGTTTCAGCTCGGGGTGCTAGAGCGGGGCCTGCGGATGACGGCCGAATACGCGCGCACCCGTGAGCAATTCGAACGTCCGATCGGCAGCTTCCAGGCGGTGGCGCAACGGCTGGCCGACGGCTACATCGACGTCAAGGGGTTGCGGCTGACGCTCACGCAGGCGGCCTGGCGGGTATCCGAGGACGTCCCGGCCGACATCGATGTGGCCAGCGCGGCGTTCTGGGCCGCCGACGCGGGACACCGGGTGGCGCACACCATCGTGCACGTGCACGGCGGCGTCGGCGTCGACACCGATCACCCCGTGCACCGTTATTTCCTGTCCGCCAAGGAAACCGAGTTCGCGCTGGGCGGCGCCACCGGGCAATTGCGTCGCATCGGCCGCGAACTGGCGGAGACGCCTGCTTGA
- a CDS encoding acyl-CoA dehydrogenase has product MRISYTPEQEELRRELRSYFTTLMTPERREALRAVGGEIGVGNVYRETVAQMGKDGWLTLNWPKEYGGQDRSPMDSLIFTDEAAIAGAPVPFLTINSVAPTIMAYGTEEQKKFFLPRIAAGDLHFSIGYSEPGAGTDLASLRTTAVRDGDDYVINGQKMWTSLIQYADYVWLAVRTNTEAKKHRGISVLIVPTTADGFSWTPVHTMAGPDTSATYYSDVRVPVSNRVGEENGGWRLVTNQLNHERVALVSSAPIFLCLREVREWAQNTKDDSGARLIDAQWVQLNLARVHAKAEVLKLINWELASSQDEAPSPADASAAKVFGTELATEAYRLLMEVLGTAATLRQDSPGALLRGRVERMHRACLILTFGGGTNEVQRDIIGMTALGLPRANR; this is encoded by the coding sequence ATGCGCATCAGTTACACCCCCGAACAGGAGGAGCTGCGTCGCGAGCTGCGGTCGTACTTCACCACGCTGATGACGCCGGAGCGCCGCGAGGCGCTGAGGGCGGTCGGGGGCGAAATCGGCGTCGGCAACGTCTACCGGGAGACGGTCGCCCAGATGGGCAAGGACGGATGGCTCACCCTGAACTGGCCCAAGGAGTACGGCGGCCAGGACCGCTCCCCGATGGACTCGCTGATCTTCACCGACGAGGCGGCCATCGCGGGCGCACCGGTGCCGTTCCTGACGATCAACAGCGTGGCGCCGACCATCATGGCCTACGGCACCGAGGAGCAGAAGAAGTTCTTCCTGCCGCGCATTGCCGCCGGGGATCTGCACTTCTCGATCGGCTACTCCGAGCCCGGCGCCGGCACCGACCTGGCCAGCCTGCGCACCACCGCGGTACGCGACGGCGACGACTACGTGATCAACGGCCAGAAGATGTGGACCAGCCTGATCCAGTACGCCGACTACGTCTGGTTGGCGGTGCGCACCAACACCGAGGCCAAGAAACATCGTGGCATCTCGGTGCTGATCGTGCCCACCACCGCGGACGGCTTCTCCTGGACACCGGTGCACACCATGGCCGGTCCCGACACCAGTGCCACCTACTACTCCGATGTCCGGGTGCCGGTGAGCAACCGGGTCGGCGAGGAGAACGGCGGCTGGCGGCTGGTGACCAACCAGCTCAACCACGAGCGCGTGGCGCTGGTGTCGTCGGCGCCAATCTTCCTGTGCCTGCGCGAGGTTCGCGAATGGGCACAGAACACCAAGGACGACAGCGGCGCCCGGCTCATCGACGCCCAATGGGTGCAGCTCAACCTGGCCCGGGTGCACGCCAAGGCCGAGGTGCTCAAGCTGATCAACTGGGAGCTGGCTTCTTCGCAGGATGAAGCGCCGTCACCGGCTGACGCATCGGCGGCCAAGGTGTTCGGGACCGAGCTGGCCACCGAGGCCTACCGGCTGCTGATGGAGGTGCTGGGTACCGCGGCGACGCTGCGTCAGGATTCGCCGGGCGCGTTGCTGCGCGGCCGGGTGGAGCGAATGCACCGGGCCTGCCTGATCCTGACCTTCGGGGGCGGCACCAACGAAGTGCAGCGCGACATTATCGGGATGACCGCGCTGGGACTGCCCCGGGCCAACCGCTGA
- a CDS encoding ferredoxin, with amino-acid sequence MRVIVDRDRCEGNAVCLGIAPDIFDLDDEDYAVVKTDPIPPDQEDLAEQAIAECPRAALLRQD; translated from the coding sequence GTGCGAGTGATAGTGGACCGTGACCGGTGCGAGGGTAACGCGGTGTGCCTGGGAATCGCGCCAGATATCTTCGACCTGGACGACGAGGACTACGCCGTCGTGAAGACCGATCCGATTCCGCCGGACCAAGAAGATCTGGCCGAGCAGGCGATCGCCGAATGCCCGCGTGCGGCGCTATTGCGCCAAGACTAG
- a CDS encoding 3-oxoacyl-ACP reductase: MSSNTNATDLSGKVAVVTGAAAGLGRAEALGLARLGATVVINDVAAALDASDVIDEITGTGSKAVAVAGDISLRETADELLATADGLGGLDIVVNNAGITRDRMLFNMSDEDFDAVIAVHLRGHFLLTRNAATYWRTTAKDGGGTIYGRIVNTSSEAGLVGPVGQANYGAAKAGITALTLSAARALGRYGVCANVICPRARTAMTADVFGAAPEDGDVDPLSPEHVVTLVQFLASPAAADVNGQVFIVYGPQVTLVAAPSVERRFNADGPAWDPAQLTATLRDYFAGRDPERNFSAIDLMR, translated from the coding sequence TTGAGTAGCAACACGAACGCGACCGACCTATCCGGAAAGGTCGCGGTGGTCACCGGTGCGGCCGCGGGCCTGGGGCGGGCCGAGGCGCTGGGCCTGGCCCGGCTGGGCGCCACCGTCGTCATCAACGACGTCGCCGCCGCCCTGGACGCCTCCGACGTCATTGACGAGATCACCGGCACCGGCTCGAAGGCGGTCGCGGTGGCCGGCGACATCAGCCTCCGTGAAACGGCCGACGAACTCCTCGCGACGGCCGACGGGTTGGGCGGACTGGACATCGTGGTCAACAACGCCGGCATCACCCGGGATCGGATGCTGTTCAACATGTCCGACGAGGACTTCGACGCCGTCATCGCCGTGCACCTGCGTGGCCATTTCCTGCTCACCCGTAACGCGGCCACCTACTGGCGGACTACGGCCAAAGACGGCGGGGGCACGATCTACGGTCGGATCGTCAACACCTCGTCGGAGGCGGGCCTGGTCGGGCCGGTCGGGCAGGCCAACTACGGCGCCGCCAAGGCGGGCATCACCGCGCTCACCCTGTCGGCCGCCCGCGCGCTGGGCCGCTACGGGGTGTGCGCCAACGTGATCTGCCCGCGCGCGCGCACCGCGATGACGGCCGACGTCTTCGGCGCGGCGCCGGAAGACGGCGACGTAGACCCGTTGTCGCCCGAGCACGTGGTGACCCTGGTGCAGTTTTTGGCGTCCCCGGCGGCCGCGGACGTCAACGGCCAGGTGTTCATCGTCTACGGTCCGCAGGTGACGCTGGTGGCCGCGCCGAGCGTGGAGCGTCGGTTTAACGCGGATGGTCCGGCCTGGGACCCGGCTCAGCTCACCGCGACGTTGCGGGACTACTTCGCCGGCCGGGATCCGGAACGGAACTTTTCGGCTATCGATTTGATGCGCTGA
- a CDS encoding MlaE family ABC transporter permease, whose product MIQQFAVPARAVGGFFEMSMETLRAAFRRPFQFREFLDQTWMVARVSLVPTLLVSIPFTVLVAFTLNILLREIGAADLSGAGTAFGTITQLGPVVTVLVVAGAGATAICADLGARTIREEIDAMRVLGIDPIQRLVVPRVLASTLVALLLNGLVCAIGLSGGYVFSVFLQGVNPGAFINGLTVLTGLRELVLAEVKALLFGVMAGLVGCYRGLTVKGGPKGVGNAVNETVVYAFICLFVINVVMTAIGVRISAK is encoded by the coding sequence TTGATCCAACAATTTGCGGTTCCGGCCCGGGCCGTCGGCGGGTTCTTCGAGATGTCGATGGAGACCCTTCGCGCCGCTTTCCGCCGGCCGTTTCAGTTCCGTGAGTTTCTGGATCAGACGTGGATGGTCGCCCGGGTGTCGCTGGTCCCGACGCTGCTGGTCTCCATCCCGTTCACGGTCCTGGTGGCGTTCACCCTCAACATCCTGCTGCGCGAAATCGGCGCGGCCGACCTGTCCGGCGCCGGAACGGCGTTCGGCACCATCACCCAGCTGGGCCCGGTCGTGACGGTGCTCGTCGTGGCCGGTGCGGGCGCCACCGCGATCTGCGCCGACCTGGGGGCCCGTACCATCCGCGAGGAAATCGACGCGATGCGGGTGCTGGGCATCGACCCGATCCAACGGCTGGTCGTCCCCAGGGTTTTGGCGTCGACGTTGGTCGCGTTGCTGCTGAACGGCTTGGTGTGCGCCATCGGCCTGTCCGGCGGCTACGTCTTCTCCGTCTTCCTGCAGGGCGTCAACCCGGGCGCGTTCATCAACGGGTTGACCGTGCTCACCGGGCTGCGCGAGCTGGTGCTTGCCGAGGTCAAGGCCCTGCTGTTCGGGGTGATGGCCGGGCTGGTCGGGTGTTACCGGGGCCTGACCGTCAAGGGCGGGCCCAAGGGCGTCGGAAATGCGGTCAACGAAACCGTCGTCTACGCGTTCATCTGCCTTTTCGTCATCAACGTGGTCATGACCGCGATCGGCGTACGAATCTCCGCGAAGTAA
- a CDS encoding MlaE family ABC transporter permease yields MSYDATLRFRRIMSRFQRPVDNFGEQALFYGETVRYIPNALTRYRKETIRLVAEMTLGAGALVMIGGTVGVAAFLTLASGGVIAVQGYSSLGDIGIEALTGFLSAFLNVRVVAPVIAGIALAATIGAGATAQLGAMRVSEEIDAVECMAVHSVSYLVSTRLIAGLIAIIPLYSLSVLAAFFAARFTTVFINGQSKGLYDHYFNTFLIPSDLLWSFLQAIVMAIAVMLVHTYYGYNATGGSVGVGIAVGQAVRTSLIVVVVITLFISLAVYGAQGNFNLSG; encoded by the coding sequence ATGAGCTACGACGCCACCCTGCGGTTTCGCCGCATCATGTCGAGGTTCCAAAGGCCGGTCGACAACTTCGGCGAGCAGGCGCTGTTCTACGGCGAGACCGTGCGCTACATCCCCAACGCCCTCACCCGGTACCGCAAGGAGACGATCCGGCTGGTCGCCGAGATGACGCTGGGCGCGGGAGCGCTGGTCATGATCGGCGGCACGGTCGGGGTCGCGGCCTTCCTGACGCTGGCGTCTGGTGGTGTCATCGCGGTGCAGGGCTACTCGTCGCTGGGCGACATTGGCATCGAGGCGCTGACGGGATTCCTGTCGGCGTTTCTCAACGTCCGCGTCGTTGCGCCCGTGATCGCGGGTATCGCCCTGGCGGCCACCATCGGGGCCGGGGCCACCGCCCAACTGGGTGCCATGCGGGTGTCCGAGGAGATCGACGCCGTCGAATGCATGGCGGTCCACTCCGTTTCGTATCTGGTGTCCACCCGACTGATCGCCGGCCTGATCGCGATCATCCCGCTGTATTCGCTGTCGGTGCTCGCCGCGTTCTTCGCCGCCCGGTTCACCACGGTGTTCATCAACGGACAATCCAAAGGCCTCTACGACCACTACTTCAACACCTTCCTCATCCCGTCCGACCTGCTGTGGTCCTTCCTGCAGGCCATCGTGATGGCCATCGCGGTGATGCTGGTGCACACCTACTACGGCTACAACGCCACCGGCGGATCGGTCGGCGTCGGCATCGCGGTCGGGCAGGCTGTGCGGACTTCACTGATCGTGGTCGTCGTGATTACTTTGTTCATCTCGCTGGCGGTATACGGCGCTCAAGGTAACTTCAACCTCTCGGGGTAG
- a CDS encoding virulence factor Mce family protein, with protein MAKTGSRRTSVRLAAAVLAGLLVAFAVLTYLSYTAAFTSTDTVTVSAPRAGLVMEQGAKVKYRGIQVGKVTDIRYSGDQARLTLAINSAELGFIPANATVHIAGNTIFGAKSVEFVPPTTKPLGPLRPGAHVEASAVQLEVNTLFQSLIDLLHKIDPVELNGTLSALSEGLRGHGDDLGALLSGLNTLTRQANPKLPTLQEDFRKAGVVTGVYADAAPSLNTVFDNLPTINRTVVDQQNNLNNTLLATIGLANNAYETLAPAEQNLIDAINRLRAPLKVAQDYSPEFGCLFKGIGRGIKEFAPLIGVRKAGLFTSSSFVLGAPSYTYPESLPIVNASGGPNCRGLPDIPTKQTGGSFYRAPFLVTDNALIPYEPFTEVQVDAPSTLQFLFHGAFAERDDF; from the coding sequence ATGGCAAAGACCGGATCGCGACGCACTTCTGTCAGGCTGGCCGCGGCGGTGCTGGCCGGCCTGCTGGTGGCGTTCGCGGTCCTGACCTACCTGTCCTACACCGCGGCTTTCACCTCGACCGACACCGTCACCGTCAGCGCCCCGCGCGCCGGGCTGGTGATGGAGCAGGGTGCCAAGGTCAAATACCGCGGCATCCAGGTCGGCAAGGTCACCGACATCCGCTACAGCGGCGACCAGGCGCGGCTGACGCTGGCCATCAACAGCGCCGAGCTGGGATTCATCCCCGCCAACGCGACGGTGCACATCGCCGGCAACACCATCTTCGGCGCCAAGTCGGTCGAATTCGTTCCCCCCACGACCAAGCCGCTAGGCCCGCTGCGTCCGGGTGCGCACGTGGAGGCCTCGGCGGTGCAGCTGGAGGTCAACACGTTGTTCCAGTCGCTCATCGACCTGCTGCACAAGATCGACCCGGTCGAATTGAATGGGACCCTGAGCGCTTTGTCCGAAGGTCTGCGCGGCCACGGCGACGATCTGGGTGCGCTGCTGTCGGGGCTGAATACGCTGACGCGCCAAGCGAATCCGAAGCTGCCCACGCTGCAGGAGGACTTCCGTAAGGCGGGCGTGGTGACAGGCGTCTACGCCGACGCCGCCCCCAGCCTGAACACCGTGTTCGACAACCTGCCGACGATCAACAGGACCGTCGTGGACCAACAGAACAACCTCAACAACACGCTGTTGGCCACGATCGGGCTGGCCAACAACGCCTATGAGACGCTGGCGCCGGCCGAGCAGAACCTCATCGACGCCATCAACAGGCTGCGCGCTCCCCTCAAGGTGGCCCAGGACTACTCACCGGAATTCGGCTGCCTGTTCAAGGGAATCGGCCGTGGTATCAAGGAGTTCGCGCCGTTGATCGGTGTCCGCAAGGCGGGCCTGTTCACGTCGTCGAGCTTCGTGCTGGGCGCGCCGTCGTACACGTATCCGGAGAGCCTGCCGATCGTCAACGCCTCCGGGGGTCCGAACTGCCGTGGGTTGCCCGACATCCCGACCAAGCAGACCGGCGGCTCGTTTTACCGTGCGCC